The genome window TGACAGAGCAGCAGTTAAAAAGAACTTTCCAAAGAATGGAGTGAGAATTCACCCTGCAACTTGGTGACACTGAGGTCTGCAGATCCAGCAGAGACGTCCCTCCTATAAAAACTGCTCTGCTAGAACGCTTACTGCCCTGACTGAGTCATGGCTTATAATGGAAATGTCACAGAAAGCTCCTCTTTGCAATATGCTTGGTAACACATTTCCCTCTCCTTCACTTGCCCTGCAGAACTCAGTCACCATCTGCAAAAAGGTGTCCTGCCCCATCATGCCCTGCTCCAATGCCACAGTTCCTGATGGAGAATGCTGCCCACGGTGTTGGCGTAAGTTCCTAAAATGATATAACCATTCTTCAGTGGCTAGCTCAGTTTGGGGGCATCCTGACAGCTGGGCACAGCACTGGagcccagcccctcccagctccATCAGACTTTTCCAGGCAGATTCTTGCAGAGTGGACTTAGGTAACTAAAAGCTAGTCTGTTTGAACAGAACCCAAGCTTCCACGGTGACCAAACCTTAACCTTCCATCTGGATTATGGCATAGGCAATGATCTTGATGGAGTTTATGGGTTCTGGTGTTATGCTGTGAGGAGAAGAGTTGAATATGGCAGTAGTCTTAAGCTGGTTgcttttagaaattcatcttttTGTTAGAGAAAACTATCCACCAGAGAATTTATAGAAACTGGTATAAGCATTGGACTGAGGGTTGAAAAGCTACCTGTTTTATCTGCAGTGAGAGGAAACCTAAGAGATTAGGATCTGCTGAAGTTCCAGGGTAATAACAGAAATCAGCTACTATACCGCTCTGAGACAGTCTGCCTCTGGGGCTTGTTGCCCGTATAATCACTTTGTTGAGGAGCTATTTTAATGCAGAAAGTGCAAGTCATAAAAGTGACTCATCGTGGATCAGAGAGAAATCAGGGATGTCGAATTTCCCTTTACTCACACGCACAGAGTGACACACATGAGCCATGGGTCAGAATAATCAATCCCATGGGAGCAATTTTGGCACAACGATGTTTTTCTGAATTATCTCTTTCTGTCCAACATCTGTCGGAGGTGTGAGTTACAGGGAAGAAAGCCGGCTGAGAGCTAGCAGAGCTGTGAGCCTAAATTAGGGTTTGCTAGGAAGACTTTCAACCGATGACAAATGGAAATGACAGTCCCCTGTCCTCTGATAGGCGACACATGTCATTGTCACACGTGTCTAAGCAGATGGTAAGCAAGCatattctcctcttgtgaaaagcATGAAAACCCCAGACCACACAAAAGCCTGTGAAATGATGAGCTCCACTCTCGTTATCACTTGGGTAGCCAAGCATCTGGCGTACACACAAATATCAACAACTTCTATTTGTTAATCATGCTTCCATAAAGCTAGAAGTATGGAGAAAAGaaggattttaaaaagaaacccatTGCTTTGCAACCTCAGGCAACGAAGGGCCCTGAACGGAGCCCTCTAAAGAGCAGTTTATCCTAGATACAGGGGCCAAATGATCCTGTTTCTCCCCACAGCCAGCGACTCTGCTGATGATGGCTGGTCCCCCTGGTCTGAGTGGACGTCCTGCTCGGCAACGTGTGGCAATGGAATTCAGCAACGTGGTCGCTCCTGTGACAGCCTCAACAACAGATGTGAGGGCTCTTCAGTACAGACGAGGACCTGCCACATTCAGGAGTGTGACAAGAGATGTAAGCACCAAGGCGGCGAAGGGGTGGCAATCTCACTTCTCAATGTTGTCACCACCAAGGGCAGCTCCACAGCAAGGAGTCTGAGGGCACAGGTTCTGGGCTTGGGATCGGAGCCGCAATTACACTCCTAATCTCTGCACTCCTAATCTCTGCACTCCTGATCTCTGCACTCCTAATCTCTGCACTCCTGATCTCTGCACTCCTAATCTCTGCACTCCTAATCTCTGCACTCCTAATCTCTGCACTCCTGATCTCTGCACTCCTAATCTCTGCACTCCTAATCTCTGCACTCCTAATCTCTGCACTCCTGATCTCTGCACTCCTAATCTCTGCACTCCTGATCTCTGCACTCCTAATCTCTGCACTCCTGAGAATGACCTTCCCTCTCCGAGCTTCCTCCGCATCTATTACATGGGAACAATAACCATTCTTGATAAAGTTTTATTAGGCATTTTCTCTAGATAAGGCACACGAAACAATTAGAATAGAGCTTGGCTCTTGGCCAGTAGCCTATAAATGTTGAGCTAATGACATCAGCTCACACAGACAGCTAAATACCATCTTTCCTGTGCTAGTTTTTCCACTGACATTGGCATGTGGCCATAGTTTCTACTGCACACTTGTTTAAGTGGCCATTGCTCACTTGCTAGAATTATTGGTGTCTGATACTTTCTTTGTGGCCTTCTCCAGGGCAGCCCCAGTTGTGACCATCAGATTTACCTTTCAGTTAAGCAGGATGGTGGCTGGAGTCACTGGTCCCCATGGTCGTCTTGTTCCGTGACCTGTGGTGATGGTGTTATCACAAGGATCCGGCTCTGCAACTCTCCCAGCCCCCAGATGAACGGGAAGCCCTGTGAGGGTGAAGCTCGGGAGACCAAAGCCTGCAAGAAAGATGCCTGCCCAAGTAAGTGTGGGCCTGACCCAGGGACATATGGGAGGCGGCTGTACCCAGCTGGTGGCCTCCTATCTGTGGCCTCCAGCTCAGTGGGCCGTGGAGCATGGGAGCCCACTCActagagaaacaaacagaaaccaagtCCTGCGTGCTCAGCAGCTTCTtttaatggaaaacagaaagaaaaccattTCAGCCATCCCCAATTCCCAAACATTCTCCCCATGGGCTGGATTCGAAAGCATTTCTGACAGGCTCAGGACAGGTTTCTGGGACAGCGAAGGCACCTGAAAACTGGATTTTTACATGTGACTCATTTTCTTACAGTCAATGGAGGCTGGGGTCCCTGGTCACCATGGGACATCTGCTCTGTCACCTGTGGCGGAGGCGTGCAGAGACGCAGCCGGCTCTGTAACAACCCCACACCCCAGTTCGGAGGCAAAGACTGTGTTGGTGACGTGACTGAAAATCAAGTTTGCAACAAGCAGGACTGTCCAATTGGTAAGCTGTGAAGCCAGCAACCAAACCACCCTGGGAGCTTTCTGTTTTGTGAATGTCAAGTCAGGACTCACCAGGGGGGAGGGAGATTATCCGGCTTTGACTGGTCCTGGTCGTCTGATTACTCTAAgatgcagtggggggggggggggggaccattACCAGTAGCAAAGGCCCTACAATGTCTTATTCTGTACCGTTTTTAAGTAGCACAACGTGGTAATGGCAACTTAGACCCAACCATTTCCCTGTCTCTTGCCTCATCTCAGATGGATGCCTGTCCAACCCCTGCTTTGCTGGTGCCAAGTGTACCAGCTATCCTGATGGTAGCTGGAAATGTGGTGCCTGTCCTCCTGGCTACAGTGGAAATGGCATCCAGTGCAAGGATGTTGATGAGGTAAGCAACCAGCGGCTCTAAGGTATCAGAACGGAGAAAGCAGCTAACCCGGCCCAGGGCCCTTCCTTAAGACGGTGTTTGCCAATTGTTAAGCAAAATCTCACTTCGTCCACAGTGCAAAGAAGTGCCCGACGCCTGCTTCAATCACAATGGAGAACACCGGTGTGagaacacagaccctggctacaaCTGCCTGCCCTGCCCACCACGATTCACTGGCTCACAGCCCTTCGGCCGGGGTGTCGAACACGCCATGGCCAACAAACAGGTAGAGTAGAGAAGTGGGCCAGAGTAGAAGAGGGCTGTCCTCGGCCCAACAACTGACGGGCAGAGAGGGCACTCACTGCATGCACAGTGGGCAGCCAACGTATTCGAAAATGCGGGGCCGAGAGAAGCTGTGACCGGGTGGGCTTGCACATGCCATGTTTTAGAAGCTGAGCAGCTCCAAGAAAATTCAGTGTAAAACAGCATTTGCCAGTAGCCTGGGTATACTCAGAGAGAgtggagagggacagaggaatCCCACCTTTCTCCTAACGGGGCCACTGTCGCGTCAGGATGGGAGGGGTCTGGACTCTCTGGTGTCTTGGGGCTTTCGAACATTCTGTGATAGCATTGGGACCCTGTACCCTCAGGTGTGCAAGCCACGAAACCCCTGCACAGATGGGACGCACGACTGCAACAAGAATGCCAAGTGCAACTACCTGGGCCACTACAGCGACCCCATGTACCGCTGTGAGTGCAAGCCTGGCTACGCGGGCAATGGCATCATCTGTGGAGAGGACACAGACCTCGACGGCTGGCCTAACGAGAACCTGGTGTGTGTGGCCAACGCAACCTACCACTGCAAAAAGGTACGGCCAGCCGCCCTCACAGGTTCCCCTCTCGGGAGTATGCGAAGGAATTCTGGGTGTTGGAAAACTGAAAACGAGACAAAGACTAAATCTCCCAGACACAGAAGGGCACTGACACCCATTAGCATGGAGTCATTTTGGTGCCAAGATCTTGAATGAGACAGGAGGTATGGAGCCTAGAGTATTTATACAGACTCCACAAGAGCAGCCTCCCAAAATACCCTTCGAGGCTTCACCCTGACATAAAAGCATGCCTGCACCTGAGCATCCTATTAGGCTATCCCGGTGTGGCCCTCCAGGTATGTGCCCATGCTAACTGTCGCTGTCACGTGTGTCTCCTTCTTAGGACAACTGCCCCAACCTTCCCAACTCGGGACAGGAAGACTATGACAGAGATGGGATCGGCGATGCCTGTGATGACGATGACGACAACGACAAGATCCCGGATGACAGGGTAGGGACAACATGCTCTCTATCCCCCCTTCATCCCGAGACACTAGGATGTGCAGGCATTGCAGAGTGATAGCAAAAACATACCACACCGATCTACAGGACAGTTAGAAACTGGTCACTGTGTCTCCATCGTTCGAGGACACAGATGTTGCTTAAAGGATTGTTAGAGTTTCGTTTTTCATCACCGCCTCCCCCAGTTTTGAGAAATTACAGCAAATACACTTAGCATTCTGCTCCCCAGAATCAATTCAGATGTAATGTCTAAATGCGTGTGTTTTTATAATGAGAGCTGAGACGATAAGTTATGTCCTGTATCTCTCTTAATTGTAACCAAAAAGAAATCCAGTTTTCATCCATCACATCTTCCTGTCTTGATATTTTACTTACGCTGAATACTCAGTTAGTGTATTGACCAAGTACAAGGTCAACTGCTGCAGACCTTTGAGGGTGTATAACACTGTGTATGAGGTTGAGGGCATCAGCTGGTCTCCCAGGCAGCATCACAGAGCGTCCATTTCTCCTCTTTGCAGGACAACTGCCCATTCCATTATAACCCGGCCCAGTATGACTACGACAGAGATGATGTGGGAGACCGCTGTGACAACTGCCCTTACAACCACAACCCTgaccaggcagacacagacaaCAACGGAGAGGGAGATGCCTGTGCCGTGGACATCGACGGAGACGGTAAGGCATCCCCCGGCTTGACAGCCTGAAGAGACGGTGACAGGCGCAGCTTACCTGGTGGCTGTTGATGAATGATTCAGTTGAAATATAAGGGGCCTCAGGACTCAGCTCCCATCTGCACCTCCTCCGCAGGAATCCTCAATGAGCGAGACAACTGCCAGTATGTTTACAATGTGGACCAGAGGGACACTGACATGGATGGGGTTGGAGATCAGTGTGACAACTGCCCCCTGGAACACAATCCAGACCAGGTAGGTAGACTCCTTTCAGAATCTCTCGGTGAGCTATTGTGTCTCCTCTCTATGCCTTTAAAACAGTGAGTTCAAGAGACGTCAAACCCTCCCATTACTGGggctcccaggacagccagagccatttGCAATGTGTGCCTGTAGAGTTTGCCTGACATGAACCCTTGGCAAACTCTTCCAGGGGTTAGTGTGGAAACCCTGTGACCTCAGTCCTGTTTGCTGCCACCATTAAGACAAATTACACAAAGAGCTGGGATGGACAGTTCTACAGTCCTATCCGACGCATgtgagacagaggaaggcagtgTCCAGAAGCAAAATAAGCACCTGTGTTGTGGCTAGCAAGAGAGTCCACCAGGAATCAGGAAGCTGAAATACTTCTCAAAGCTGGAGAATTTCTCCCATTCTCCCAATGAGCCCAGCCTCGTGGGCTCCTCCCGGCACAAGCTGGGGTGCTACCAATGGTGCAGATGCGTGTAACACACGGGCTCCCAGTAGAGTGTTCCCTTTCCTATCACCGTGCATCGCATGTAGGGGAAAAGTTCAGcaggttttctgttttctaaaatgaTGCTTCTGAAAGGTTTAGCAATCCGAAATTTGAACAGAACTTTTTTAAGGATTAGAGAAATGAGAATTGAAGTTTCTCCTAATTAGGAAGTTATATCATACTAAAAGCAAGATGACTTAAAGCCATCATCATAGGAAACCCTGAGGGCCTGTATTCTCTGCTGGCCACGTGGCACTGAGATGGCCTCCTCTGAGTTTGGGTCTACCAGACATTAAACATCTGAAATAGCAGTTAACCTCACTGAGTGGGCTTCCGATTCCTCAGATTAGAATAAATTTTATAAGCAAATTCAATCATTATATAAAAACCTCAAAAGCAAAGAGTATAAATAGTGTCAAGGAAGCATCCAGTTTTTATAGAAATGGTCCCTAAGCACCTCACACATACCAAATGCTATGGACTCTGGGAAAGTCTGcttcaaaaaaaatttagagTTTGACTTTATCCAACAGATGAAATCTTTATGGAATAGATGTAGAAATCCAaaagcctcaaaaacaaaaaagtaattaatGTCTCATACATATTATGCAGACAGTCTGCATAGACCACTGCCATGACTCAAGGCCTAGAGTAGAGGTTGGCCTGTCAATATTTGCTTTTGATGTCAATGGGAAATTACAAAATGTACATTAAgatataaataataaacattgcATTCCCTCGAgtgatttaaaaataactctGTGTTAATTAGAAAGTCTTctgatgtatatttttaaaatattaaatctcTCTTCTCAATTTTCATGTAAAAATAAGGATCAAGGTAAAACTCTCTTTAAAACTTAGTGTGTCTTTCTGTGGTACTAGAGAAGTAAACATGAGTCCCGTATCTATGTCCAACGCAGAGAATGCTCCCTGCCCCGGGGCATTAATGTTCCCTTTACCCTGGTGTCTGTTGTTTGGCTCACCCGCCGTTGATGCCTCTCTTCCAGCTGGACTCTGACTCCGACCGCATAGGGGACACCTGTGACAACAATCAGGACATCGATGAGGATGGCCATCAGAACAATATGGACAACTGTCCCTACGTGCCTAACGCCAACCAGGCCGACCATGATAAAGACGGCAAAGGGGACGCCTGCGACCATGATGACGACAATGACGGCATTCCTGATGACAGGGACAATTGCAGACTGGTGCCCAACCCCGACCAGAAGGACTCTGATGGTGAGTCACCGTGGTCAGTACCGAACAGCATAACTGACTCCTTAGCTGTCCAGACACAAGAAATGAAAACGGAGCATCTGAGAGGACAGAGGAACAAAACACCAGTTTTTACAAGATTGTAACTTGGTGACCCACTCATAATAGCATTTCATAATTTCACAGAACTTTTGCCTTCTTTGACCTTAGGTGATGGCCGAGGTGATGCCTGCAAAGACGACTTTGATCATGACAACGTGCCAGACATTGATGACATCTGTCCTGAGAATGTCGACATCAGTGAAACCGATTTCCGCCGGTTCCAGATGATTCCTCTAGATCCCAAAGGGACCTCCCAAAATGACCCTAACTGGGTTGTACGCCATCAGGGCAAAGAACTTGTCCAGACTGTAAACTGTGATCCTGGTCTTGCTGTAGGTGAGTAGTGAGTTCCTTAGATCCAGAGGGGTATGCTGGAAGGAGGAAAATATGAATTATGATCGTTGAGCCTTTAATCCAACTCTGGCCTTGCCTTCCAGGTTACGATGAGTTTAATGCCGTGGACTTCAGTGGTACCTTCTTCATTAACACCGAGAGGGACGACGACTATGCCGGCTTTGTGTTCGGCTACCAGTCCAGCAGCCGCTTCTACGTTGTGATGTGGAAACAAGTCACTCAATCCTACTGGGACACCAACCCCACCAGGGCTCAGGGATATTCGGGCCTGTCGGTAAAGGTTGTGAATTCCACCACAGGACCTGGCGAGCACCTGCGCAATGCTCTCTGGCACACAGGAAACACCCCTGGCCAGGTAAGAAGCGACATCATCTAGAAGGGAGAGTTGATGGGCCCTGGGGGAGTACAGGAGACAGTCGGCACCAGGGAGTCTTGGCTGTCAAGTTCCCAGCATTACCAACCGTGGTACAAAACCATAGTGTGCTGGAAGCAAGTGGGCTCTGACCAAGAGTTCCCCTTTAAGCCCTCAGGCAGCTCCAGCCACTTCAAACCAgaccctccttccctttccttctctctggttTATAGTCACTGAGTGGCACACAGTAAGTGTGAGATGCCTTGGGGAAAAGCCAAACTGCCCCTTCTCCAAATACGGGTCGACTCGGTGCCTTTTAAGCAGTTTCTTGTGGAATGAAATAGGAATCTTCGGAGGGAGCTGTGTTTCAACCTTTTCTGGTCCTTTTCCTTCAGGTGCGCACCCTGTGGCATGACCCCCGTCACATAGGCTGGAAGGATTTCACTGCTTACAGATGGCGTCTCAGCCACAGGCCAAAGACAGGTTACATCAGGTAAGATTGCGATGATTGGATTTCACTGTAGTCACACCGAATAGGCTCAAAGGATAAGACCAGGAAGTAACAGTCTCATgaatgagattttcttttctttttctttttctgtgcagAGTGGTGATgtatgaaggaaagaaaatcatgGCCGACTCAGGACCCATCTATGATAAAACCTACGCTGGTGGTAGACTAGGTCTATTTGTCTTCTCTCAAGAAATGGTCTTCTTCTCAGACATGAAATACGAATGTCGAGGTAGGAGCAACACTGTGATGAATATACAGTTGACATGTCCACAGATCAACAAGGCTGACAATGACGGGAGGCTCTGATTTGAAGACTATGTCCGGGAGAGAGCAAGAGTcacttctgttttgcttttgaggatacaatgctaaacACGAAGTGATGTCTATAGAGTCCAGCTAGGTCTATAGATAGGAGCTAGGCCAGCTTGTCTCTGAACTCTTCCCACACAGGTCAGAGGCAGACAGTAAGCAAGTTGCTACCAACATTAGACCTTACTGGTAGCACTTTAAAGATCTGCGTGCTTACATACCTCGCCCTTGGCTTATGATGATCTTCATGCCATCACAACACAAGCTGTTCTTCCCAAGACCAGGTGCAGAGAGAGTATTGATTTTCACTAATAACCTTAGCTTTATTGCCTCCCTTTTCCTCACCACATGATTACTTAAACTCTGAGCCTAGCATTGGACCTACCACTTCTTAGTACCTATTTACCGAGTCTGATGTCTGCAAGCTCAAAGGCATTGGGTATTAAGAGCAAAGACATCAAgagtaaagtctcaccaacacggctgcctaaacatgacctaaacaaggatgacaccacaaGACATGCTAATCTGCATGGGGTAGGGAGGCTCATGATTCTGTCCCTGTCAAAGCTAGAAGTTAGCCCTGAGTTGTTAGTCTGACGATTAATACTAAGATGACTGTATGCCTGTTGACTTCATATTCAATTATGTATATCTTTGTTCATTTAACAGATTCCTAATCGTTAGCTGTCGATCATAACCAGCGCTGGCACTGCACCTTCTGGAACCAAGGGCTAGAGAAAAAACCCCCGCCAGGATCACTTCTCCTTGCCTaccttgcttttcttcttgcATAGTGCGGACTTCTAGAGCACGTGACCTGCCTCAAGAAAATGCTGTCTTCAAACCCAGACTCAGCACTCTCGGCCTTTAATGAATGAGAACGCATCTTCCAAGAACGTGAAGAATCactttggtttgcttttgtgAAAGCAAAAGTGTCTATTTACTTCCCGCTGGGAAGGTGCCCGCTCCACTCTGCCTTGCTCACAGAGCCCAGGGTTTCTGTGAGGCCGTCTCTGAGCAGCACACTCAGAAGCATTTTCAGGCATGTCAGAGAAAGAAGGACTCACTGGAACTCTCGGCACCAAACCCCCGCCCCCTGACATAGGTCCTCAGGAGTGGGGAAGCAGGAGCCAAAGCACTAGGGAGGATGCATACCCCAGCGACAATTGTATGAAGAAAATATGGAGGAGCTGTTACTTGTTCGGTACTAAATCGTTTTCAGGGGACAGAAAGACTTGTTGCATTTCCTCATGCTGGCTCGTGTGGGCTAACCCAGCCATCGATGAAAGCCTGGCTTCTGGACATCCTCCCTTGGGGCGCTTTCACCTGCAGTGGCCAGGGTAGGGGGTCAGAAGTGTAAGGCAGTGCTGGCTGCCCTTGGCTGGTAACGCTGGAACTGTCAGTTTATTCTGCACATGCGATGTGCAGATTTAGCAGGAGCACAGGAGACCATCTCAGTGGGCTCTAGCTGCCTCTGCAGGGAGGGCAGCACGCCTTTATTTTATGGTTAGAAAGGCACAAAATTTCTTAATCAACCTAACTAAaacattccttttccttttttcttttttccccctcagttACCATGGagttttccatttctcttctgtttttttttttttttttttttgtgtaacaAACGCTTTAgcaatgtaatatatttatattctttttctcccTATTCTGGAGGACCCGTCTGAAGGATTGTTACTGAAACAGGAAGTGTGGGGCTATCTGAATCATCCTCATAGTGAGTCTTTATGACTGTAAGATTGTAAATACCGATTATTTATTAACCCTGTTCTACCTGGAATTAGATTGCATGTGGCAAATGCTTGCGAGCAGGTAGCTGAGCAGCTCGGCAGACCTCTCCAAAGTCAGTGTGCAGAAAGCCAGCAGAAGCCACCACCTTTCACTTTGGGGCTTAGAGTGAATGACTTGGACTCCTTGGGCTTTTCTCCCTTCATTTCCTGTCTTTTCAAGTGGAATTAGGTGGCTGCCCGTTTGCACGAGTTTCTCCTTGTAAAGGGAGCCATGAACACTCTAAGGCTAGTCCACGCCACCCCTTGTGCCTGTTTCCAGGGAGAAGAAAACATAATCgccttccttttttcattttttttcattttcccaaatGAGACAAAGGTGGAACTTATATACAAACATTACCTCATTTGTTGTGTGACTGAGTAAAGAATTTTGGATCAAGTAGAAAGAGTTTAAGTGTCAATAAACTTAAAACTACTGTCGTGTCTTAAG of Peromyscus maniculatus bairdii isolate BWxNUB_F1_BW_parent chromosome 4, HU_Pman_BW_mat_3.1, whole genome shotgun sequence contains these proteins:
- the Thbs1 gene encoding thrombospondin-1, whose product is MELVWGLGVLFLLHMCGSNRIPESGGDNSVFDIFELIGAARKGSGRRLVKGLDQSSPAFRIENANLIPPVPDDKFQDLLDAVGADKGFIFLASLRQMKKTRGTLLAVERKDRTGQIFSVVSNGKAGTLDLSLSLPGKQQVVSVEEALLATGQWKTITLFVQEDRAQLYIDCEKMESAELDVPIQSIFTRDLASVARLRIAKGDVNDNFQGVLQNVRFVFGTTPEDILRNKGCSSSATNVLLTLDNNVVNGSSPAIRTNYIGHKTKDLQAICGLSCDELSSMVLELRGLRTIVTTLQDSIRKVTEENRELASELRRPPLCFHNGIQYKNNEEWTVDSCTECHCQNSVTICKKVSCPIMPCSNATVPDGECCPRCWPSDSADDGWSPWSEWTSCSATCGNGIQQRGRSCDSLNNRCEGSSVQTRTCHIQECDKRFKQDGGWSHWSPWSSCSVTCGDGVITRIRLCNSPSPQMNGKPCEGEARETKACKKDACPINGGWGPWSPWDICSVTCGGGVQRRSRLCNNPTPQFGGKDCVGDVTENQVCNKQDCPIDGCLSNPCFAGAKCTSYPDGSWKCGACPPGYSGNGIQCKDVDECKEVPDACFNHNGEHRCENTDPGYNCLPCPPRFTGSQPFGRGVEHAMANKQVCKPRNPCTDGTHDCNKNAKCNYLGHYSDPMYRCECKPGYAGNGIICGEDTDLDGWPNENLVCVANATYHCKKDNCPNLPNSGQEDYDRDGIGDACDDDDDNDKIPDDRDNCPFHYNPAQYDYDRDDVGDRCDNCPYNHNPDQADTDNNGEGDACAVDIDGDGILNERDNCQYVYNVDQRDTDMDGVGDQCDNCPLEHNPDQLDSDSDRIGDTCDNNQDIDEDGHQNNMDNCPYVPNANQADHDKDGKGDACDHDDDNDGIPDDRDNCRLVPNPDQKDSDGDGRGDACKDDFDHDNVPDIDDICPENVDISETDFRRFQMIPLDPKGTSQNDPNWVVRHQGKELVQTVNCDPGLAVGYDEFNAVDFSGTFFINTERDDDYAGFVFGYQSSSRFYVVMWKQVTQSYWDTNPTRAQGYSGLSVKVVNSTTGPGEHLRNALWHTGNTPGQVRTLWHDPRHIGWKDFTAYRWRLSHRPKTGYIRVVMYEGKKIMADSGPIYDKTYAGGRLGLFVFSQEMVFFSDMKYECRDS